One Deltaproteobacteria bacterium genomic region harbors:
- a CDS encoding adenylate/guanylate cyclase domain-containing protein, translated as METQRVERRLSAVLAADVVGYSRLVGIDEEGTLERLRSIRLELIDPAIATHHGRIIKTTGDGILVEFPSVVDAVRCALAVQRSMAERNAEIAADRLIAFRIGIHLGDVVVDGADLLGDGVNIAARLEGVADPGGISLSEDVWRQIRDKLPEAFVDLGEQMLKNIARPMRVYRIDLAGAAEAPHLTLPLPDKPSIAVLPFQNLSGDPEQEYFTDGLVEDMITGLSRINWLFVIARNSSFVYKGKVIDIKQVGRELGVRYVLEGSLRKGGNRLRITGQLIEAETGTHIWADKYDGVLEDVFDLQDKITETIVGIIEPSVRRAEIERARRKRPENLGAYDLYLRALPHTQSAMPGDAAVAIGYLEEALKLDPNYAVAHAALAVSRETRFRGAGFDEADRTEGVRHARLALALGTDDATALAYAALTVLHLAHDFEAAAGAIARALSLNSSCATALYWGAHIHAWSGDPVLAEDYANRALRLSPFDPLSHEGYVALGAVRLRLRRYDDAAACFAKAVQANPRFSVLYALQASALAMAGRIEEANALARRLVELEPTFRALRFLEFAGFVKPEIREAFAAAFREAGLPE; from the coding sequence ATGGAGACCCAACGCGTCGAACGTAGGCTTTCAGCGGTGCTGGCGGCGGATGTCGTCGGCTACAGCCGGCTGGTCGGCATCGACGAGGAAGGCACGCTCGAGCGGCTGCGCTCCATACGGCTGGAACTGATCGATCCGGCCATCGCGACGCATCACGGCCGCATCATCAAGACCACCGGCGACGGCATCCTCGTCGAGTTTCCGAGCGTCGTCGACGCCGTGCGCTGCGCGCTGGCCGTGCAGCGCAGTATGGCGGAGCGTAATGCCGAGATCGCTGCCGACCGCCTCATCGCCTTCCGGATCGGGATTCACCTGGGCGATGTCGTGGTCGATGGCGCCGACCTACTGGGCGACGGCGTCAACATCGCGGCGCGGCTGGAAGGCGTCGCGGATCCGGGCGGCATCAGTCTTTCGGAGGATGTCTGGCGCCAGATCCGCGACAAGCTGCCGGAGGCCTTCGTCGATCTGGGCGAGCAGATGCTGAAAAACATCGCGCGCCCCATGCGAGTCTATCGCATCGACCTGGCCGGCGCCGCGGAAGCGCCGCACCTCACGCTACCGCTTCCCGACAAGCCTTCGATCGCGGTGCTGCCGTTCCAGAACCTCAGCGGCGATCCCGAGCAGGAATATTTCACTGACGGCTTGGTCGAGGACATGATCACCGGCCTGTCGCGGATCAATTGGCTATTCGTGATCGCGCGGAATTCGAGCTTCGTCTACAAGGGCAAGGTCATCGACATCAAGCAGGTCGGGCGCGAGCTCGGCGTTCGCTACGTGCTCGAGGGCAGCCTGCGCAAGGGCGGCAATCGCCTGCGCATCACGGGACAGCTCATCGAGGCTGAGACCGGTACGCATATTTGGGCCGACAAATATGACGGCGTCCTGGAAGACGTCTTCGACCTTCAGGACAAGATCACCGAGACCATCGTCGGGATCATCGAACCGAGCGTTCGCCGCGCGGAGATCGAGCGCGCGCGGCGCAAGCGCCCAGAGAATCTCGGCGCCTATGACCTGTATCTCCGCGCCCTGCCTCACACGCAGTCGGCCATGCCCGGAGACGCCGCTGTCGCGATCGGCTATCTTGAAGAGGCGCTCAAGCTCGATCCCAACTACGCGGTGGCCCACGCGGCCTTGGCCGTGAGCCGTGAGACCCGCTTCCGCGGCGCGGGCTTCGACGAGGCCGACCGCACCGAGGGCGTGCGCCATGCACGACTGGCGCTTGCCCTCGGCACCGACGATGCCACGGCACTCGCCTATGCGGCTCTCACCGTTCTGCATCTCGCCCACGATTTCGAGGCGGCGGCGGGCGCCATCGCCCGCGCGCTGTCGCTGAACAGCTCCTGCGCGACCGCGCTCTATTGGGGCGCGCATATCCATGCCTGGAGCGGCGACCCGGTGCTCGCCGAAGACTATGCGAACCGAGCGCTGCGCCTCAGTCCCTTTGATCCCTTGAGCCATGAAGGTTATGTCGCCCTGGGCGCCGTGCGGCTTCGCCTCCGGCGCTACGACGACGCAGCGGCATGCTTCGCGAAGGCGGTACAGGCCAACCCGCGCTTCAGCGTCCTTTACGCGTTGCAGGCTTCGGCGCTCGCCATGGCCGGCCGCATCGAAGAGGCGAACGCGCTCGCCCGGCGGCTTGTGGAGCTGGAGCCAACCTTCCGCGCCCTCCGCTTCTTGGAATTCGCTGGATTCGTGAAGCCAGAGATCCGCGAAGCCTTCGCGGCCGCATTCCGCGAGGCCGGGCTGCCGGAGTAA